A region from the Agrobacterium cucumeris genome encodes:
- the pth gene encoding aminoacyl-tRNA hydrolase, giving the protein MKIIAGLGNPGAQYAGNRHNIGFMAVDALQRLPSFSPWARKFKAEISEGEIAGEKVLLMKPLTYMNLSGESVGEAMRFFKLSPGDIIAIHDELDLLAGRTRIKTGGGHGGHNGLKSLDAHCGKEYRRLRLGIGHPGDKERVHGHVLGDFAKADRVWLDPLLDAIADNAAMLVKGEDSQLMNKLALATGSKPEAEKPVKAAKPAGQSHIHQARNSAQPKKLPETGPMAEMLKRMFGKKD; this is encoded by the coding sequence ATGAAGATCATCGCAGGACTTGGTAATCCCGGCGCCCAATATGCGGGAAACCGCCACAATATCGGTTTCATGGCCGTCGACGCGCTGCAGCGCCTGCCCTCCTTTTCGCCCTGGGCGCGAAAGTTCAAGGCGGAGATTTCCGAAGGTGAAATCGCCGGCGAGAAGGTTCTGCTGATGAAACCGCTGACCTATATGAACCTTTCCGGCGAATCCGTCGGCGAGGCCATGCGCTTCTTCAAGCTCTCGCCCGGCGACATCATCGCCATCCATGACGAACTCGATCTTCTCGCCGGCCGCACCCGCATCAAGACGGGCGGCGGTCATGGCGGCCATAATGGCCTGAAATCGCTCGATGCCCATTGTGGCAAGGAATACCGCCGCCTGCGCCTCGGCATTGGCCACCCCGGCGACAAGGAGCGGGTGCACGGCCACGTACTCGGCGATTTCGCCAAGGCCGACCGGGTCTGGCTCGATCCGCTTTTGGACGCCATCGCCGACAACGCCGCCATGCTGGTGAAGGGTGAGGATTCGCAGCTGATGAACAAGCTGGCGCTGGCCACAGGCAGCAAGCCGGAGGCCGAAAAACCGGTGAAGGCGGCCAAACCCGCCGGGCAGTCCCACATCCATCAGGCCCGCAACAGCGCCCAGCCGAAAAAACTGCCGGAAACCGGGCCGATGGCAGAAATGCTGAAGCGCATGTTCGGCAAGAAAGACTAA
- a CDS encoding GNAT family N-acetyltransferase, which produces MPSETLALRKAGPGDLPGLLELYQALNPSDPALTVQEAGAPFAAMLEQPGLTVFLAMHDGKPVATATLLVVPNLTRAARPYALIENVVTLEALRGRGYGRMVVRHAIEAAFAANCYKVMLLTGRDDPAVHAFYECCGFVQNKTGFQIRSENFQ; this is translated from the coding sequence ATGCCTTCAGAGACCCTTGCCCTGCGCAAAGCCGGTCCCGGCGATCTGCCTGGCCTGCTTGAACTTTACCAGGCGCTCAATCCATCGGACCCCGCGTTGACGGTGCAGGAGGCTGGCGCGCCCTTCGCCGCCATGCTTGAGCAACCGGGCCTGACCGTGTTTTTGGCAATGCATGACGGAAAGCCGGTTGCGACCGCCACGCTTCTGGTTGTTCCAAACCTGACGCGCGCCGCCCGCCCCTATGCGCTCATCGAGAATGTCGTGACGCTGGAAGCCCTGCGCGGCCGGGGATATGGCCGCATGGTCGTGCGCCATGCCATCGAGGCCGCTTTTGCCGCAAACTGTTACAAGGTCATGCTGCTGACGGGCCGTGACGACCCCGCAGTTCATGCCTTTTACGAATGCTGCGGTTTTGTGCAGAACAAGACCGGCTTTCAGATCCGGAGCGAGAATTTCCAGTAA
- the clpS gene encoding ATP-dependent Clp protease adapter ClpS: protein MSDSPVDLKPKPKVKPKLERPKLYKVMLLNDDYTPREFVTVVLKAVFRMSEETGHRVMMTAHRFGSAVVVVCERDIAETKAKEATDLGKEAGFPLMFTTEPEE, encoded by the coding sequence ATGAGTGACAGTCCTGTCGACCTCAAACCGAAACCGAAAGTCAAACCGAAGCTGGAGCGGCCGAAGCTCTACAAGGTCATGCTGCTGAATGACGACTATACGCCGCGCGAATTTGTCACCGTGGTGCTGAAGGCCGTCTTTCGCATGAGCGAGGAGACTGGCCACCGGGTGATGATGACGGCGCATCGCTTCGGCAGCGCGGTGGTTGTTGTCTGTGAGCGCGACATCGCCGAGACCAAGGCCAAGGAGGCGACCGATCTCGGCAAGGAAGCCGGTTTTCCCTTGATGTTCACCACCGAGCCGGAAGAGTGA